Genomic segment of Sander vitreus isolate 19-12246 chromosome 17, sanVit1, whole genome shotgun sequence:
TCGGGTCGAGGTTGTACACTCAGATAAGATTATCTTTACGCTGTTTATTAACCCATTTCCCCTCCAATAGGAGGACAAAGGCCCGCGGTACATAAGCGCCATCAGCAGGCCAACAAGCCATTATTAAAACTCACAATAGCATCTATACCGCATAAATCAGGCTTATATTCATCTGCACTGCATTATCATGACTTACTGCGGTGAGCAACAGGTTCACAAGTTACTACAgtgatttcaataaataataaaaatcaaatCATTTCCTTGCTTAATGAGCTCTTTTATTCTTCGTTATTGTCGGTAGACTATTatgtattagtagtagtagtagggctagcattattgttgttgtttatattattttactAATTAATTATCATTgtattatcttttaaaaaaaaaaagaaaaatgaaaaagaattaTAATTATGTAGGCTAGGTGTCAATATCTTGGTCTTTCATCGTAGGAATACAAGTCATTTATTGGTTTAATAATCTTTCCGATAATTAGGCTATCTATCAAGATATGTTTTCACCCTCCATTCGTTTCAGTGCAGCGCCACGTCCTTATTTCTGTAACAGATTTGAGTTTAAGAGTTTCAACTTTAAATTGCTTGTGAATATAGGAGATAAAAATTCAAATCATTCATTATGTTAAATTGCGATTATGGTTTTACGGCGACGGGCTGCTTGGCAGCTCTCGTCTTTGGCTgcagatggaaaaaaaagtgccaatCTTTCTGTCATTGATCTCACGCTGGGTCAGCGCGAGCGGCCGGATTTAACTCTGTCATTTTGcgaaaaaactaaactaaacaaaaaaacaccaagaGATCGAGCAACGGTTGTCAGCTTTGCTCTTTGACAAATCACAAGGcgatatttattattttcaaaagCTCCTCCTATGATCATTTTAGAAAGACTTTAAAACAAGGTAATAAATTCAATGTATATGCCTATATGATCAGGGGGGAAATACACGGATATGAATTAGAAATAGAGGGCCATTTGCAGAATTAGAAAACTGAAGAAATACAGGCAAACTTGTGAATCACCTCGCGTTGAAAACCTTTTAAAACCCACAATCTTCCCCCGGTGAACAAATGGGCAGCAAGGTGCATCTGTTGAAGCCTTTCAAATGCTAACGTGGCCATATTTCACTCTTACAACCTTCTCACATCTCCATAAAATATTACAGCACTCAGAGTGATGACTGGAGCCTGGCGCTTTTTCTCACACACTTTCTCCGTAATAACGCagtttatctaaaaaaaaaacacttattatCTCACTCTTATTAAACCCAGATGTGTCCTTTAAAGTTATTATGATCCACTTCTGTTTTATCTGAAAATCCACTGACTGCTCTTTTTATCCACTTCTCTCAAATAGGCTGCCTgatgaaaaatatgaaatgatatGAAATAATGGCGATGTTCAAGATGGGGTAAAGTGAGTGAAACCGTAATCTTTTACGAAAGCATATTACAACACGCGCTGGAATAAGTCGCCAAAGTACCGGGATTCATCGCAATATAGTgtgcaaaagaaataaaaaaacaaaaaaacaaaaaaaaacacgcaTATGATATTAAAGAtatcaacaaaaataaattcaaaaatagtaaaagaaacaaaccaaaaacaatcAAGTAGAATCGGTTTATTTTTTTCCGTGGACttatctttaaaatgtaatcttcAATCTGCATCCATTAGGAGTCCGTCCTCACCCCGGCCGGGTCTCGTTTCTACTTTAATATACTTTCACTGTCTGCGTTACAGCttataatgtaaatgtatattcTTTGTCATTTGTGGAAACAAAGATTTCCACGGTGTGAGACGCATCATTAACAGCAGAGCTAAAGATCTTAATAGAGTGTGGCTGTTGATGCATTCAGGGTCTCCTCCGACACCATGGCTTCCACAATTTCAAAGTCTTTAACACGGCTATATGAGCAACAATCAAGTGGTTTCAGTCGATGCTGAAAAAGAGTTATGCCTATAGTTTCTATTTGCTAGCCTATAGCGGAGCTATTTGATTCTGCACAGAAAAGTCGGACAATTGTAGCCTACATCACGCGTGGCCATTTAGAACACATTAAAGTGTCAAATATGTtacaaaggaagaaaaaacgTGAACAACTTTTATATAGCCTAGGCTAGCCTCTTTAGCCTTTTTTAGGCTGTGTACCCGCTCTGAAACGTCACTGTCCGCAACAGGGAACATATCATCTATCATAGCCTAAATAAATCCAGTCAATCATTAAACCACCGAGTAGGATCGTTCGTATGCAGTTTAACTGGAAGCTATTATTTCCGACAGCACGTCAAGGCAGCACCCGTCCTGCGAAGACGCACGTGTGAAGCAGTGGAGTTCCTGTCTCCTCCAATCAGGGCGCTGTCTCACTCAGCCCCGTCCAATGGGAATAGCGCGCGTGCAGGTGGCTGCGCTATTATCAGCGGGTCCCGCTTCACCCCCAGCCTAGAGCGAGTCAATTTATGGAAAGACAAGTCGACCCCTTAATGGTTCCCATCAAAACCACTAAAAACATCATCAGAGCGGCCGACTTCCGCGAGGATTCCTGTGGCGGACGCATGCAGCCTTCTCCCAGCTGACAGACTCCGACCAAAACAAATCCGCGGAGAGACATTTCTGGGAGTTTGACCAAGCTCTTCACTTCCCAATAGAGAAGAGAAGTGCGCTTTTGCTCAAGTTTCTCAACATTCAAGAGTCTGCTTCTTCCTCATCCAGGATACTTTCGCAGAAGGCGGCAGAAGTGGCCTGGCTCCTGAATATCACCAGTCCGCTCTGCGCCTTTATTTACTCTTATTAGGTTCTTTTTATTTCCCGTTTTTATACAAGCGGCTTTGGTGGTTCATGTTCACAAATGTTAGCGGTCGGGCAAATGGAGGCTAACCGGCAGAGTGCTTTCGTCCTGGGCAGCACCCCGCTGGCGGCGTTGCACAACATGACCGAGATGAAGACTTCCCTGTTCCCGTATACGCTGCAGCAGAGCCCAGCGGGCTTTAAGGCGCCCCACCTCTCCAGTCTTAACTCCCAGATGGCCGGGGTGGGACCCCGCACGGAATAAGCGACATCCTTGGGAGACCTATCACCTCGGCCGGACAGCTGCTCTCCGGGTTCCCCAGGATAAACGGCCTGGCCACCACCGCAGCCGCcgcggcggcagcagcagcggggATGTACTTCACCCCGGCGATGTCTCGGTATCCGAAGCCGCTGGCCGAGCTGCCGGGGAGAGCGCCTATCTTCTGGCCCGGGGTGATGCAGGGTTCTCCCTGGAGGGACCCGCGAGTTCCTTGTCCTTGTAAGTCCTGTCTgactggctctgtttgtacacGTTTAGGGGGGAGTTTTTCCAATTGTTAAATTCCGAAAAAGCCACGGCACATTTGTAGGGttgtataaatgtttttttgtagagCTACTTTGCTTGTCTTGTGATTTTAGACATTATTTCGGCCTGTCACTACgtagcaaacacacaaaacaaaacaaccacacTGTATTTTACACAGCCGTCACAGGTCATGTAAAACTATCAGGCTATAATAAATATTAGCTGAACGAAGGGATACACATTCCACTGCATGGTTACCATGACGGCAGACATACTTTTGGTTATCACACTACAAGTTCCTAATAGAACATTTCATTCTAATGTGATACTTGGTAggacttttaaaaataaaaatacaactaTAGGCTATTAGTACCATCGTAAATAGTTTGgagctcagacacacacacacttcgagGCTTTTTAGATTTTTCGAGGCTCATTTTGAGTTTAACTTATGAGCATCACATTTCAAATAGCATGTGGGCTTTATCAATGGAAGTTTTTAATTTGCAgttaattcaaaataaaagaagtgaAGGTCTGAACTTCCACTCTGTATAAAACCATAGCTTCTTGTGTTTCTCCTTCCAGCTCAAGCTAATATGATGTTGGATAAGGATGGAAAGAAGAAACACTCCAGACCGACCTTTTCAGGACAGCAGATTTTTGCACTGGAAAAAACCTTCGAGCAGACGAAATACCTGGCCGGCCCAGAGAGAGCCCGGCTGGCTTACTCTTTAGGAATGACCGAGAGTCAAGTCAAGGTAAAAACATGCTTAATTGTTGGCAAATATGGAAAATATTATTTGgtccactttctctctctttttttttaaattccatttTGGCTGCATGCAGAGGGCAAGAAAATACGTTATTTGTAATCGATGACATACAACATGTATTATTCAAgtattattattgatgttgttgctattattattaattgcaATTGTTATTGCTGTTGATAGCCTATGGCCTGTTATTTGAGTGTATCCAGGATGATTTACACACCTGTTGTGATTAGTTTAATGGAGCGTTTCTGTTCATTACGTGTTCATATGTGGACCTGTTGAGCATCTGTGCGCATCTGTCCCCCTCCTCAACAGGTTTGGTTTCAGAACAGGAGAACCAAATGGCGGAAGAGACACGCAGCAGAAATGGCCACGGCCAAGAAGAAGCACGACTCCGAGACGGAGAAGATGAAGGAGAGCTCGGATAACGAGGACGACGACGAGTACAACAAACCCCTGGACCCAAACTCAGACGACGAAAAAATCACGAGACTGTTGAAAAAGCACAAGGCCAGCAACCTGGCGCTGATCAGCCCCTGCAGTAACAGCTCGGACACCTTGTGATGcactcatttatttttttttaatcccctTTCCACCTGACACTGCGAATATGCgcctgggggaggggggggggtcgcATTGTCTGCTCTGACAGAGCAAGAAAAATGCGTAAAAACCGAATAAGACGCACGGAAGACGCGCTCACCAAAATATGGCCAGAGACGCATTTGGCTGCATCcaaacccctccccccccacacactcacagacactgTAAACACGGAGATATAACTCCTGTCAGCAATGGACTTCATGAAGACTGATAATGACAAGTTCATGTCAGGTGAAAGGACAGAAATATTGGGACAGGAAATTGTTTCGGCGACGCAAATCCGTTTTTACGCATCCAACTGGAGTTTTAAACAACAGgtgtaaatgtaaacaaattattatacacacacacacacacacacacacacaacacacacaatccGGATCAGTGTTGGgcttattactgtgacttattcCACAAGTAATGCTGCTTTGCTCTACCCGTGCAGTGTAATTCATGACACTTGTTAACATTATTCCTCGCTACACCTCTGCCCATGATTAGCAGCCTCAGTCACCTTTACAAGCCAGGATGGCCATTCATTTGACTCTGAATGAGACCGTTGGATGTTCTTTTTAATTGGTTTTCAGTACTCATAATAATTTTCATCtgcagacaaaaaaagacattattgccagtcctttttttcattttgaagtgAAGAAAGTGCACCATGTTATAAAATTCTGCCTTTATCCaattttggtttaaagaaaaacagtttGTCTCGTGCAGCTTCGAGAGGTGACTGTAAGCTTTTAGTAGAAGAGATTTATTAGCAGCACAACTCTGATCCGGATCCCAGACGCATGTTTAAAATGACAGGTGTAAACGGGGCCTGTGACGCTTCTAAAGCTCAGTTTAACCAGGGTATCCACTGTCCTAAAAGGCGAGAGAATGACatttgtttgggggggggggcgcaggTTGgagatgaatgaatgatttgtgctgtagcctaaAGATGAAAATGTACGTgaga
This window contains:
- the nkx6.2 gene encoding LOW QUALITY PROTEIN: homeobox protein Nkx-6.2 (The sequence of the model RefSeq protein was modified relative to this genomic sequence to represent the inferred CDS: deleted 2 bases in 1 codon); protein product: MLAVGQMEANRQSAFVLGSTPLAALHNMTEMKTSLFPYTLQQSPAGFKAPHLSSLNSQMAGGTPHGISDILGRPITSAGQLLSGFPRINGLATTAAAAAAAAAGMYFTPAMSRYPKPLAELPGRAPIFWPGVMQGSPWRDPRVPCPSQANMMLDKDGKKKHSRPTFSGQQIFALEKTFEQTKYLAGPERARLAYSLGMTESQVKVWFQNRRTKWRKRHAAEMATAKKKHDSETEKMKESSDNEDDDEYNKPLDPNSDDEKITRLLKKHKASNLALISPCSNSSDTL